The Yoonia sp. SS1-5 genome contains a region encoding:
- a CDS encoding transposase, protein MAASDDLSALPIPPQHRMALASMVREYLFLLSEDKLLRAEIRTATMRMHPDRFKRLTSIIGVGETAASHFLAELFSPERFNRAEEVTSYLGLAPVVSQSGNSKARAKLRPVGQKRLRGILVEAAWQWTWRDPEAKAIYNHHFAKHGIGQKAIVAVARKLAIKLWRMTVETPPSPVEGVARGAWSG, encoded by the coding sequence TTGGCGGCGTCCGACGACCTGTCAGCACTGCCGATCCCACCCCAGCACCGTATGGCACTTGCCTCGATGGTCCGCGAGTATCTTTTCCTACTTTCCGAGGACAAGCTGCTGCGTGCTGAGATCAGGACAGCAACGATGCGGATGCATCCTGACCGTTTCAAACGGCTGACGTCCATCATTGGGGTGGGGGAGACTGCGGCGTCGCATTTTCTCGCTGAACTGTTTTCACCAGAGCGCTTCAACCGGGCGGAAGAAGTCACCTCATATCTTGGGCTCGCACCAGTGGTCAGCCAAAGCGGCAACAGCAAAGCGCGGGCAAAGCTGCGCCCGGTTGGACAAAAACGCTTGCGCGGCATTCTTGTCGAGGCCGCGTGGCAATGGACCTGGCGCGATCCAGAAGCTAAGGCCATCTACAATCATCATTTCGCGAAGCATGGGATCGGGCAGAAGGCCATTGTCGCCGTCGCCCGCAAGCTCGCGATCAAGCTCTGGCGCATGACGGTGGAAACGCCGCCTTCGCCAGTCGAGGGTGTCGCGCGCGGGGCCTGGTCGGGATAA
- a CDS encoding transposase → MLRCRNIPNQGVSSIVKKATRISRFLAAVEDRPIYVGLDVHKKTYSVALFDPEDGIVETYTCPSGQEALADQLSGLGCQIAHVVYESGPTGFALSRALERAGFAVSVIAASRIPRGYAAAAKTDRIDAVKLANYFARGLLRPIAIPTVE, encoded by the coding sequence CTGCTGCGATGCCGGAACATTCCCAACCAAGGAGTTTCCAGCATCGTCAAGAAAGCAACACGTATTTCGCGGTTTCTAGCAGCCGTCGAAGATCGTCCGATCTATGTCGGTCTTGATGTCCACAAGAAGACTTATTCAGTTGCGCTGTTCGATCCAGAAGACGGGATCGTAGAGACCTATACTTGTCCATCCGGCCAAGAGGCGCTGGCCGATCAACTGTCAGGGCTTGGATGTCAGATCGCGCATGTCGTGTATGAATCGGGTCCGACGGGGTTCGCCTTGTCGCGTGCCTTGGAGCGGGCAGGTTTCGCAGTCTCCGTGATTGCTGCTTCTCGCATTCCACGCGGTTACGCAGCGGCGGCCAAGACTGACCGTATTGATGCAGTGAAGCTGGCGAACTATTTCGCGCGGGGTTTGCTGCGCCCGATTGCCATTCCCACCGTCGAGTAG
- a CDS encoding AraC family transcriptional regulator, which translates to MFLFIRLWVTRGTLSPIAILLAACALQTAILALAQHYHVPGMRFVQPITATLVPPIAWCAFQWTAVRPANRSDLLHLLGPLTAVAALITAPRFLDIFVPGTFAVYGCAILFLSRKGPDAQPRSFLVDGNLPSRIWQVIGAALIVSAFSDVLIVAAIAGGFEHLRPWIISLFSIGNLLLIGIISLSDHLRAEETNQEEPRRTSSTEAEQQVWKRVQTYMEDHRPYLDPDLTLLRLSRKLGVPAKTLSTIINQETGENVSRYVNDARIAAAQKALIDGESVTSAMLSCGFNTKSNFNREFLRIAGSSPSKWLANEMAPENQP; encoded by the coding sequence ATGTTCCTGTTTATCCGCCTTTGGGTCACGCGCGGAACGCTCAGCCCGATTGCGATCCTGCTCGCAGCCTGTGCATTGCAAACAGCAATCCTGGCACTTGCGCAGCATTATCACGTACCCGGCATGCGGTTTGTTCAGCCGATCACAGCAACGCTGGTTCCGCCCATAGCGTGGTGCGCTTTTCAGTGGACGGCTGTACGGCCTGCCAATCGTTCGGACCTGCTTCACCTGCTGGGGCCACTAACTGCAGTTGCAGCCCTCATCACCGCCCCGCGCTTTCTGGATATCTTCGTGCCGGGTACATTTGCCGTCTATGGTTGTGCCATCCTGTTTCTGTCCCGCAAGGGTCCAGACGCACAACCGCGCAGCTTTCTGGTGGACGGCAATCTGCCCTCGCGCATCTGGCAAGTGATTGGCGCAGCCTTGATTGTTTCTGCGTTCAGCGATGTTTTGATTGTTGCCGCAATCGCCGGGGGCTTTGAACATCTGCGGCCTTGGATCATCAGTCTTTTTTCGATTGGGAATCTGCTACTGATCGGGATCATCAGCCTGTCGGACCATTTGCGAGCGGAAGAGACGAACCAGGAAGAGCCACGACGCACGAGCAGCACCGAAGCCGAGCAACAGGTATGGAAGCGTGTTCAGACATATATGGAGGATCATCGCCCCTACCTTGATCCTGACCTCACGCTCTTGCGCCTGTCACGCAAACTTGGCGTGCCTGCAAAAACCCTTTCCACGATAATCAACCAAGAAACCGGCGAAAACGTATCGCGCTATGTCAACGACGCACGGATTGCCGCGGCCCAAAAGGCGTTGATAGACGGCGAAAGTGTTACATCTGCAATGCTGTCTTGTGGCTTTAACACAAAATCCAATTTTAACCGTGAGTTCCTGCGGATTGCGGGCAGTAGCCCAAGCAAGTGGTTGGCAAATGAGATGGCGCCCGAAAACCAACCTTAG
- a CDS encoding alpha/beta hydrolase family protein — protein MKNIAVTMALLGAASSVMADPAGLRMMEIDMPHHGSQAGISIWYPTGGGGDVKVVAENPVFYGVDAAIDADVKNGTHPIVMFSHGMGGTTRAQAWLASGLAARGAIVVSVNHPNSTWGDFDMSKGVNHWTRVADLSVALDRLLADPAFETHVDRSRIMAAGFSYGGWTALSMGGITGNHAGIVATCTAHLDEMAACDTLLCEGVNMQGIDANVWNASYADARITHVTAIDPGFVWGLTAPDVAGLVPNLHMIGFGGPLDRMSATNFDDSGLTALLPNAKVTRFDPAFHFTAMPLCKPAAAKILEEEDDDPVCTDPAGTDRAAVHSEIISIIAEELDL, from the coding sequence ATGAAAAATATTGCAGTGACTATGGCACTACTGGGCGCTGCGTCCAGTGTGATGGCCGACCCTGCGGGCTTGAGGATGATGGAAATCGACATGCCGCATCACGGCAGTCAGGCGGGTATATCGATCTGGTATCCCACCGGTGGTGGCGGTGATGTAAAGGTTGTTGCCGAAAACCCGGTTTTCTACGGGGTTGATGCGGCAATCGACGCAGACGTAAAGAACGGCACCCATCCCATTGTGATGTTCAGCCATGGCATGGGTGGCACGACACGGGCGCAGGCCTGGCTTGCATCCGGTCTTGCCGCGCGGGGGGCGATTGTGGTGTCCGTAAATCATCCAAATTCAACATGGGGTGACTTCGACATGTCCAAGGGGGTGAACCACTGGACACGGGTTGCGGATCTGTCTGTCGCACTGGATCGGTTGTTGGCTGATCCGGCTTTCGAGACCCATGTTGATAGGTCGCGGATCATGGCCGCCGGGTTTTCATATGGCGGTTGGACCGCGCTTTCGATGGGGGGCATCACAGGCAACCACGCGGGGATTGTGGCGACATGCACGGCCCATTTGGATGAAATGGCGGCTTGTGACACCCTCTTGTGTGAAGGTGTTAACATGCAAGGGATCGACGCAAATGTCTGGAATGCCAGCTATGCAGACGCGCGGATCACACATGTAACGGCGATTGATCCGGGGTTCGTTTGGGGGCTGACAGCGCCCGATGTGGCCGGACTTGTGCCGAACCTGCATATGATCGGCTTTGGCGGTCCTCTCGACCGGATGAGCGCCACAAATTTTGATGACAGTGGCCTGACAGCTCTTTTGCCGAACGCAAAGGTGACGCGCTTTGACCCTGCCTTTCACTTCACTGCAATGCCGTTGTGCAAACCCGCCGCCGCAAAAATCCTCGAGGAGGAAGACGACGACCCGGTGTGTACAGACCCTGCCGGAACTGATCGGGCGGCAGTGCATTCCGAAATCATCAGCATTATCGCGGAAGAGCTTGATCTGTGA
- a CDS encoding DUF3179 domain-containing (seleno)protein — protein sequence MAPLINAPSRIICILVLAALSLLSAGTLRAQQATDLPDYVIDQYGTPPAVPTGPLSDELQAAVQVAFVDSVTQAGWGRDQTAALSTITASNDPRLVWIISDIMRFVSGSALNAILTEAASDLLGKGIRERNSWGTVTDHLIAWDIPAPPDYLQTKRAIFTNTVPGWDRIFVEGDIDWRHVSWGGVLIDARAYDTTDEPCNCIPAADNPAVSTAAEATWLQDDDIVFGIAVNGKYRAYPRQIMEVREMVNDTLGGRDLGIPYCTLCGAAQAYFTDGLPDGIERPILRTSGLLIRSNKVMYDLNTYSVFDTFLGKAVTGPLAARNLQLEQAAVVTTDWGTWKAAHPETTVLVQRLALGRDPDFRNGRDANGPIFPIGDVDPRLPVHEDVIGVVTASGQPVAFQRSKAFVALQNGQDIMVENVRLALDAGGIRAVDADGSDLGSHQAFWFAWSQFHPNTALWGE from the coding sequence ATGGCACCTTTGATCAACGCGCCGTCTCGTATCATCTGCATCTTGGTACTTGCTGCACTATCACTCTTGTCAGCCGGCACGCTGCGGGCACAACAGGCGACCGACCTGCCCGATTACGTGATCGACCAATATGGAACGCCACCTGCAGTCCCGACCGGTCCGTTGTCGGACGAGCTGCAGGCAGCAGTTCAGGTCGCCTTTGTCGACAGCGTCACACAGGCCGGTTGGGGCCGGGATCAGACCGCGGCCCTGTCCACCATCACGGCCTCGAACGACCCGCGCCTTGTCTGGATCATCAGCGATATCATGCGTTTTGTGTCAGGATCAGCCCTGAACGCGATCCTGACCGAGGCCGCATCAGACCTGTTGGGCAAAGGCATACGGGAACGCAACAGCTGGGGCACGGTCACCGACCACCTGATCGCTTGGGACATCCCTGCGCCACCCGACTACCTGCAGACAAAGCGCGCGATCTTCACCAATACGGTCCCCGGATGGGACAGGATTTTTGTCGAGGGCGACATTGACTGGCGGCATGTCTCATGGGGCGGTGTGCTGATTGACGCCCGGGCCTATGACACAACTGACGAGCCGTGCAACTGCATCCCGGCGGCAGACAACCCCGCGGTCAGCACAGCGGCCGAGGCGACCTGGCTGCAAGATGACGATATCGTCTTTGGCATCGCGGTGAATGGCAAATACCGGGCCTATCCGCGCCAGATCATGGAAGTCCGCGAGATGGTAAATGACACGTTGGGCGGCCGGGACCTTGGCATCCCTTACTGCACCTTGTGTGGCGCCGCGCAGGCTTATTTCACAGATGGGCTGCCCGATGGCATCGAACGGCCGATCCTGCGGACATCCGGGCTGCTGATCCGGTCAAACAAGGTCATGTATGACCTGAACACTTATTCGGTATTTGATACCTTTCTGGGCAAGGCCGTGACAGGCCCGCTGGCCGCCCGCAATCTGCAGCTGGAACAGGCTGCCGTTGTCACCACCGATTGGGGGACTTGGAAGGCCGCACATCCGGAAACCACGGTATTGGTTCAGCGCCTCGCCCTTGGCCGTGATCCCGATTTCCGCAACGGACGCGATGCAAACGGCCCGATCTTTCCAATCGGTGATGTGGACCCACGGCTGCCCGTACATGAAGACGTGATCGGCGTGGTCACCGCATCCGGTCAGCCAGTCGCCTTCCAGCGCAGCAAGGCGTTCGTGGCGTTGCAGAACGGTCAGGATATCATGGTCGAAAATGTGCGGCTCGCGCTTGATGCAGGCGGCATTCGGGCCGTTGATGCGGATGGGTCAGATCTGGGCAGTCATCAGGCGTTCTGGTTTGCGTGGTCACAGTTCCACCCGAACACAGCGTTGTGGGGCGAATAG
- a CDS encoding EAL domain-containing protein: MTIEDDKVIRILDDFSGMASDWFWETDSEHRFCYFSRRMAEVTKFDIGALLGKKRDIIPAEKMSDPKWIAHKADLAAHRPFRNFEYKMHRPHDGTLLWIRIAGEPQFDADGTFVGYRGVGHDITDEKLAMQRLEESNAALAERNAELNEARRHLERSANEDALTGLFNRRAFERDIAHALQQTDQVVALLHVDLDRFKWVNDTFGHAAGDSVLRTASKRIQLALGDAGRPYRVGGDEFMVILRQLATDDLPIWLGDRIIEAMAKPIAISKQRVTIGASVGVATGLAGETRARLLISRADAALYEAKNGGRNMVCQVTPALQRQIDDRRSLASDIPRAIERGEFVPFFQPQIDVQTGRIIGAETLVRWQHPDRGMLPPGQFLQSAVELGLIDRIDHHMLVAAMQVSLRLREAGYPLPSLSVNVSEARLIDPLLPRQIDTLWIDRDCLLSIELLETIYFDEASENNQFSQNLSQLKELGVRIETDDFGTGRASMTGLLKIAPDRLKIDKSLVQEVVHSSQKRSLVKAIVEMANALDIDCLAEGVETQADIDAITALGCCKFQGYAISYPQSEEDLLAYLSTVPIAAPDRQGPNPDGSEDLSQIA; encoded by the coding sequence ATGACCATCGAAGACGACAAGGTTATCAGAATCCTGGATGATTTTTCCGGGATGGCATCTGATTGGTTCTGGGAAACCGATTCAGAGCATCGGTTTTGCTATTTTTCCCGTCGCATGGCCGAAGTGACCAAATTCGACATTGGCGCCTTGCTTGGCAAAAAGCGGGATATCATCCCGGCGGAAAAGATGTCTGACCCCAAATGGATCGCCCACAAGGCCGATCTTGCTGCGCATCGGCCGTTTCGGAATTTCGAATACAAGATGCACCGCCCGCATGATGGGACATTGCTTTGGATACGGATTGCGGGCGAACCCCAATTTGACGCCGATGGGACCTTTGTGGGCTATCGTGGCGTTGGTCATGACATCACCGATGAAAAACTGGCCATGCAACGGCTTGAGGAATCGAACGCGGCATTGGCAGAACGCAACGCCGAACTGAATGAAGCCCGGCGGCATCTTGAGAGATCCGCAAACGAGGATGCGCTGACCGGGTTGTTTAACCGCCGCGCCTTCGAACGGGACATCGCGCACGCACTGCAGCAGACAGATCAGGTTGTGGCCCTTCTGCATGTCGATCTTGATCGGTTCAAATGGGTCAATGACACGTTTGGGCATGCGGCGGGCGACAGTGTTCTCAGGACGGCATCCAAGCGGATTCAACTGGCCCTTGGCGATGCGGGCCGCCCTTATCGGGTGGGTGGCGATGAATTCATGGTCATTCTGCGACAGCTGGCAACCGATGATCTGCCGATCTGGCTGGGCGACCGGATCATTGAGGCGATGGCAAAGCCCATTGCGATTTCAAAGCAACGCGTCACCATCGGGGCCAGCGTGGGCGTCGCAACTGGATTGGCCGGCGAAACCAGGGCCCGTTTGCTGATCAGCCGTGCGGATGCGGCGCTGTATGAGGCGAAGAATGGCGGGCGCAACATGGTCTGCCAGGTCACGCCGGCGCTGCAACGACAGATTGACGACAGGCGCAGCCTGGCCTCTGACATTCCGCGCGCCATCGAGCGGGGCGAGTTTGTCCCCTTCTTTCAGCCGCAAATCGACGTGCAGACTGGCAGGATCATCGGCGCCGAGACGCTGGTGCGGTGGCAACACCCGGACCGCGGCATGCTGCCGCCGGGGCAATTTCTGCAGTCGGCCGTTGAACTGGGGCTGATCGACCGCATTGATCATCACATGCTTGTCGCGGCGATGCAGGTATCATTGCGGCTGCGCGAGGCCGGTTATCCGCTGCCGTCACTCTCGGTCAATGTCAGTGAGGCGCGTCTGATCGACCCGCTGCTGCCCCGGCAGATCGACACCCTGTGGATTGATCGCGATTGCCTGCTTTCCATCGAATTGCTGGAGACCATCTATTTTGATGAAGCCAGCGAAAATAATCAGTTCAGCCAGAACCTGTCCCAACTCAAGGAACTGGGGGTTCGGATTGAAACCGATGATTTCGGCACCGGACGGGCATCAATGACCGGTCTGCTCAAGATCGCGCCCGACAGGCTGAAGATCGACAAGAGCCTGGTGCAAGAGGTGGTGCATTCCAGCCAAAAACGCAGTCTGGTCAAAGCCATTGTCGAGATGGCAAATGCGCTTGATATTGATTGCCTGGCCGAGGGCGTTGAAACGCAAGCTGACATTGATGCCATCACCGCGCTGGGCTGCTGCAAGTTTCAGGGCTACGCAATCAGCTACCCGCAAAGCGAAGAAGACCTGCTTGCCTATCTGAGCACGGTCCCGATTGCCGCCCCCGACAGGCAGGGGCCAAATCCTGACGGGTCAGAGGATTTGTCGCAAATTGCCTAA
- a CDS encoding NAD(P)-dependent oxidoreductase, producing the protein MKKLVLTGAAGRLGSYLREPLSKMCDTFVSTDITDGPKTLFENETYVKADLADLDAMVDLLNGADMVVHFGAVGDEAPFETLLGPNFVGAYNIWEAAYRNKLRRVVYASSIHAVGMHKKTDFIGIDAPHRPDTFYGLAKCFAEDLASMYWDKRGLESVCMRILSCAQVSNPRAVGTWLSYDDLIQLVQRSIDTPITGFSVVYGVSNNDRAPVDNSKAQHLGYRPKDNAEQFASEIYAQNEPLDPHDPANTHHGGPFSSIPLGESGVAHLNLNPDDTAKND; encoded by the coding sequence ATGAAAAAGCTCGTTCTGACCGGTGCCGCCGGCCGCCTTGGTTCCTACCTGCGCGAACCGCTGTCAAAGATGTGCGACACCTTCGTGTCGACCGACATCACCGACGGCCCAAAGACGCTGTTTGAAAACGAAACCTACGTAAAGGCCGATCTGGCCGATCTGGATGCGATGGTTGATCTGTTGAATGGCGCCGATATGGTCGTGCATTTTGGCGCGGTCGGGGATGAGGCCCCGTTTGAGACCCTGCTTGGCCCGAATTTCGTAGGGGCCTACAACATCTGGGAGGCGGCATATCGCAACAAGTTGCGGCGGGTGGTTTATGCCTCGTCGATCCATGCTGTGGGGATGCACAAAAAGACTGATTTCATCGGTATCGACGCCCCGCACCGGCCGGATACATTCTATGGGCTGGCCAAGTGCTTTGCCGAGGATCTGGCCAGCATGTACTGGGACAAGCGCGGGCTGGAATCGGTCTGTATGCGAATCCTGTCCTGCGCGCAGGTCTCAAACCCGCGCGCTGTCGGGACCTGGCTGTCCTATGACGATCTGATCCAGCTGGTTCAACGGTCGATTGATACACCAATCACCGGCTTTTCTGTTGTATACGGGGTCTCGAACAATGACCGCGCGCCCGTTGATAACAGCAAGGCCCAACATCTGGGATACCGCCCCAAAGACAATGCCGAGCAATTTGCTAGCGAGATTTATGCGCAAAATGAGCCACTTGACCCGCATGATCCGGCCAATACCCATCACGGGGGGCCGTTCTCGTCTATCCCGCTGGGGGAAAGCGGCGTGGCGCATCTGAACCTTAACCCCGACGATACGGCCAAAAACGACTAG
- a CDS encoding HpcH/HpaI aldolase/citrate lyase family protein, translating to MKMPSNSFAAALAAKEKQIGIWMSMCSNVAADVIAPAGYDWALVDMEHTANDYLSVLSQLQAFEGTSTTAIVRVEWNDTVAVKRLLDIGAQGLLFPMIGSVDEAEKAVAATRYPPHGVRGFSGATRANKYGRITDYLDRINDELPVLLQLETRAAIAQAEAIGAVDGVSGIFFGPADIAADIGKLGQPMDPAVWALVRPAAQKLIAQGVPVGTLVMDPAFATELLNDGFTFVACATDASLLARASDAVLTHVKDGLA from the coding sequence ATGAAAATGCCATCTAACAGCTTTGCTGCAGCCCTTGCCGCCAAAGAAAAGCAAATCGGCATCTGGATGAGCATGTGCAGCAACGTTGCTGCTGATGTCATAGCGCCCGCCGGTTACGACTGGGCGCTGGTCGATATGGAACACACGGCCAATGATTACCTCAGCGTCCTTAGTCAGTTGCAGGCCTTTGAAGGGACCAGCACCACCGCCATCGTCCGCGTGGAATGGAACGACACGGTTGCCGTCAAGCGCCTGCTGGATATCGGTGCGCAGGGGCTTTTATTTCCAATGATCGGTTCCGTCGACGAAGCCGAAAAAGCGGTCGCTGCCACCCGCTATCCGCCGCACGGGGTGCGCGGGTTCAGCGGTGCGACCCGCGCCAACAAATACGGGCGGATCACCGACTATCTGGACCGGATCAACGATGAGCTTCCGGTACTGTTGCAGCTTGAAACCCGCGCTGCCATTGCACAGGCCGAGGCGATTGGCGCGGTTGACGGTGTCAGCGGCATCTTCTTTGGTCCCGCAGACATCGCCGCCGATATCGGCAAGCTTGGCCAGCCGATGGACCCCGCCGTCTGGGCGCTTGTCAGACCCGCCGCGCAAAAGCTTATCGCCCAGGGCGTGCCGGTTGGCACCCTTGTGATGGACCCGGCCTTTGCCACCGAGTTGCTGAATGATGGTTTCACCTTCGTGGCCTGCGCAACCGATGCATCGCTGCTTGCAAGGGCTTCGGATGCGGTGCTGACACATGTAAAGGACGGCTTGGCATGA
- a CDS encoding FAD-binding oxidoreductase, whose protein sequence is MSTQSHAYQSYDIIIIGGAIMGASAAWFLSDDKDFDGRVLVVDRDLTYENTSTMHTNSCMRQQFSGELNVRISQFAADFVKNIRTYMGGDSRIPDLSIRSFGYMYLADNADFADVLRENQKVQLAAGAATQLLTADQIQAAYPFYNVDDIVLGSINLVDEGLWDATAVFDWWRRSARERGVEYVENEVVAITRNAAGTKVESVTLKSGEVISCGKVLNASGPRAVRTSQMAGINIPVEPRKRYSWIFAAERPLDQDLPLTIDPSGVHVRENGGGTYQCGGHSDIDPAADYDDFTMDFTLWENHVWPILATRIPQFEAIKVQAEWAGHYAYNTFDHNAIMGPHTEVENFYFLNGFSGHGLQQSPAMGRGTAEMLVHGQYKTLDMTPFHFARIPAGRKIVEKAVI, encoded by the coding sequence ATGAGCACGCAATCCCACGCATATCAAAGCTATGATATCATCATTATCGGCGGTGCCATTATGGGCGCATCCGCCGCCTGGTTTTTGTCGGATGACAAGGATTTTGACGGGCGTGTCCTGGTCGTTGACCGCGATCTGACCTATGAAAACACATCGACGATGCACACCAATTCGTGCATGCGCCAGCAGTTTTCCGGTGAACTGAATGTCCGGATCAGCCAGTTCGCGGCAGACTTCGTCAAGAATATCCGCACCTATATGGGCGGCGATAGCCGGATCCCCGACCTGTCGATCCGGTCCTTCGGTTATATGTATCTTGCGGATAATGCCGATTTTGCCGACGTGCTGCGCGAAAATCAAAAGGTGCAGTTGGCGGCGGGCGCCGCAACCCAATTGCTGACCGCAGATCAGATTCAGGCCGCCTACCCGTTCTACAACGTCGATGACATCGTTCTGGGATCAATCAATCTGGTGGATGAGGGGCTTTGGGATGCAACCGCCGTGTTTGACTGGTGGCGCCGGTCTGCCCGCGAACGCGGGGTCGAATATGTTGAAAACGAGGTTGTGGCGATCACAAGGAACGCGGCAGGCACCAAGGTTGAAAGCGTGACCCTGAAGTCGGGCGAAGTGATTTCATGCGGCAAGGTGCTGAACGCATCCGGCCCGCGCGCGGTGCGCACCAGCCAGATGGCCGGTATCAACATCCCGGTCGAACCGCGAAAGCGCTATTCATGGATTTTTGCGGCAGAAAGGCCGCTTGATCAGGACCTGCCGCTGACGATTGATCCCTCTGGTGTGCATGTCCGCGAAAATGGCGGCGGGACATATCAATGCGGCGGTCATTCCGATATTGACCCTGCGGCCGACTACGATGATTTCACGATGGATTTCACGCTATGGGAAAATCATGTCTGGCCCATCCTTGCGACTCGCATCCCCCAGTTCGAGGCGATCAAGGTGCAGGCAGAATGGGCAGGGCACTACGCCTATAACACGTTTGACCACAACGCGATCATGGGTCCACATACGGAGGTGGAGAACTTCTATTTCCTCAACGGGTTTTCCGGGCACGGGCTGCAACAATCCCCTGCCATGGGGCGCGGCACGGCAGAAATGCTGGTACATGGCCAGTACAAGACGCTGGACATGACCCCGTTTCACTTTGCCCGTATCCCGGCGGGTCGCAAAATCGTCGAAAAGGCCGTGATCTGA
- a CDS encoding hydantoinase B/oxoprolinase family protein: protein MTQEHSNVAYQVMWNRLISVVEEQAQALVRTAFSTSVREAGDLSAGVYDTHGNMLAQAVTGTPGHVNAMADAVAHFIRRIGRQNIMEGDVYITNDPWEGTGHLHDITMVTPSFYNGVLVGFFACTAHIVDIGGRGFGADAQSVYEEGLYIPIMKFANQGDVDQTLVSIIRGNVREPDQLIGDIYALTTCNEIGHRRLIDMMDEFRLDHLDGIAEFILENSRRATIERIAALPQQTATGEMTMDGFDRPITLKVKISVEGDRIVSDFAGSSGVDKKGINCPLVYAKAYACYALKVAIAPEIPNNAASLAPFQIRAPENSIVNALHPAPVALRHIVGHFVPDAVYDAFDKIVPGLVPAEGAGCLCNFQVSLRPRTDAPAPEGARRSEVLTFNSGGSGARPDHDGLNATAFPSGVMTMPIEATEHAGPVIIWRKELRPGSGGAGRTRGGLGQYMEVGAQEGHEFDIQAMFDRADHPARGRRGGQAGAATTIAQDDGTKMRVKGKQFVPHGRKVVMAFPGGAGYGDPAERPKHLVKRDLARGYISAETAARDYGLSASDIAQVEQSVKKGDPV from the coding sequence ATGACGCAAGAGCACTCGAACGTTGCCTATCAGGTCATGTGGAACAGGCTTATTTCCGTCGTCGAAGAACAGGCACAGGCCCTTGTACGCACTGCTTTTTCCACCTCTGTCCGTGAAGCCGGCGATTTGTCAGCGGGAGTTTATGACACACATGGCAACATGCTGGCCCAGGCGGTTACGGGCACCCCCGGCCATGTCAATGCGATGGCCGATGCAGTGGCCCACTTCATTCGCCGTATCGGACGTCAGAACATCATGGAAGGCGATGTCTACATCACCAATGACCCGTGGGAGGGGACAGGCCATCTGCATGATATCACCATGGTGACCCCGTCCTTTTACAACGGTGTCCTTGTGGGATTTTTTGCCTGCACTGCACATATCGTGGATATTGGCGGGCGTGGTTTCGGGGCTGACGCGCAATCGGTCTATGAAGAGGGCCTGTACATCCCGATCATGAAATTTGCCAATCAAGGCGATGTTGATCAGACGCTGGTCAGCATCATCCGCGGCAATGTCCGCGAACCTGATCAACTGATCGGTGATATCTATGCGCTGACGACATGTAACGAAATCGGGCATCGGCGCCTGATCGACATGATGGACGAATTCCGCCTGGATCATCTGGATGGCATCGCCGAATTCATCCTCGAAAACTCGCGCCGGGCCACAATTGAACGGATTGCCGCCCTGCCACAACAGACGGCGACGGGCGAAATGACGATGGATGGGTTTGATCGCCCGATTACCCTGAAGGTCAAGATCAGCGTCGAAGGCGACAGGATCGTGTCGGATTTTGCCGGGTCATCCGGCGTGGACAAAAAGGGCATCAATTGCCCGCTTGTCTATGCAAAGGCCTATGCCTGTTACGCGCTGAAAGTGGCAATCGCCCCGGAAATCCCCAACAATGCGGCCAGCCTTGCCCCGTTCCAGATCAGGGCGCCTGAGAATTCAATCGTGAATGCATTGCACCCCGCACCGGTGGCTTTGCGCCATATCGTGGGGCATTTCGTCCCCGACGCGGTTTACGATGCCTTTGACAAGATCGTGCCGGGGCTGGTCCCGGCAGAGGGCGCGGGTTGTCTGTGCAACTTTCAGGTCAGTCTGCGGCCGCGCACCGATGCGCCCGCGCCCGAAGGTGCGCGCCGATCCGAGGTGCTGACCTTCAATTCAGGGGGCTCCGGCGCCCGGCCTGACCATGACGGGCTGAATGCCACCGCCTTCCCCTCGGGCGTGATGACAATGCCGATTGAAGCAACCGAACATGCGGGCCCGGTCATCATCTGGCGTAAGGAGTTGCGCCCGGGTTCAGGCGGGGCCGGTCGGACCCGTGGCGGCCTTGGTCAATACATGGAAGTCGGCGCGCAAGAGGGGCACGAGTTTGACATTCAAGCGATGTTTGACCGCGCTGACCACCCCGCGCGCGGCCGGCGCGGCGGACAGGCCGGTGCCGCCACGACGATTGCGCAGGATGACGGCACCAAGATGCGGGTCAAGGGCAAGCAATTCGTCCCGCATGGGCGCAAGGTGGTCATGGCCTTTCCCGGCGGGGCCGGTTACGGCGACCCCGCAGAACGGCCTAAGCATCTTGTTAAACGAGACCTTGCGCGCGGCTATATCTCGGCCGAAACTGCAGCCCGGGATTACGGGTTGTCAGCCAGCGACATTGCCCAGGTCGAACAGTCAGTGAAAAAGGGCGATCCGGTATGA